The nucleotide window CGCACCACCCAGCGCCTGGGCGATTACGTGCTGGCCCATGGCTATGTGCGCCAGGATCATGTATTGGACGATGACCTGCCTTTGTGGGTTCCGGTGCCGCCGCTGGCCGAAGTCCAGGTCGCTTTGGAAGACGCGGTGGCCGAGGTCGCCGGGCTGTCGGGCTGGGAACTGAAAAAAATCATGCGGACCGGCACGGTAGCGACCATCGATAACCGCAATTGGGAACTGCGCGACCAACAGGAGCCAGTGCTGCGCTTGTCGCAATCCAGGGCGATTGCACTGGACATGGAATCCGCTACCATCGCGGCCAATGGCTTCCGGTTCCGGGTGCCATATGGCACATTGCTATGTGTTTCGGACAAGCCTTTGCATGGGGAACTGAAGTTGCCCGGCATGGCCAGCGCGTTTTACCGCACTCAGGTCAACCAGCACCTGCACATCGGCATCCGGGCGTTGGAGCGCTTGCGCGACATGCCCAGCGAACGTCTGCATTCGCGGAAATTACGCAGCTTTATCGAAACGGCATTCAAGTAAAAAATCGATCACGGTAGACTGCTGGTTTGCGGCCATGCGCCGCCCAGCAGAATCCGGGAATCATCATGGCCTTGCGTGCCACTATCTATAAAGCAGAATTGAACGTGGCCGACAACGACCGCGGGTATTACGGCAGCCATGCCGTCACGGTGGCGCGGCATCCCTCCGAGACTGACGAGCGCCTGATGGTGCGCCTGTTGGCCTATGCGCTGTGGGTACAGGCCGACGAACGGCTGGTGTTTACGCGGGGCCTAAGCGATGCCGACGAGCCTGCGCTGTGGAACCTGGACCTGACCGGGGCGGTGCAGCAGTGGGTCGAGATCGGCCTGCCCGATGAGCGTCGGCTTCTGAAGGCCTGTGGCCGCGCCGATCAGGTGATGGTGCTGGCTTATGGACGTGGGGTCGATGTCTGGTGGGCAGGGGTGCAGCATAAAGTTGCCCGGGCCAATAATCTGCAGGTATTTTCCCTGGATGCCGAGGCGACTAAAACGCTGGCGGCGCTGGCGGATCGAAACATGAGCCTCAGCATCAATATCACCGATGGCAGCGCCTGGGTGTCTTGCGAGCGGGGTGATGTCAGTCTGGATGTGTACCGCT belongs to Castellaniella sp. and includes:
- a CDS encoding YaeQ family protein; the encoded protein is MALRATIYKAELNVADNDRGYYGSHAVTVARHPSETDERLMVRLLAYALWVQADERLVFTRGLSDADEPALWNLDLTGAVQQWVEIGLPDERRLLKACGRADQVMVLAYGRGVDVWWAGVQHKVARANNLQVFSLDAEATKTLAALADRNMSLSINITDGSAWVSCERGDVSLDVYRLREAGRAS